One window from the genome of Cricetulus griseus strain 17A/GY chromosome 2, alternate assembly CriGri-PICRH-1.0, whole genome shotgun sequence encodes:
- the Glrx gene encoding glutaredoxin-1 — MAQEFVNCKIQPGKVVVFIKPTCPYCQRTQEILRQLPFKPGLLEFVDITATNNTNEIQDYLQQLTGARTVPRVFIGKDCIGGCNDLITMQQNGKLMTRLKQIGALQ; from the exons ATGGCTCAGGAGTTTGTGAACTGCAAGATCCAGCCTGGGAAGGTGGTCGTGTTCATCAAGCCCACTTGCCCCTACTGCCAGAGGACCCAAGAAATCCTCAGACAACTGCCTTTCAAACCAGGGCTTCTGGAATTCGTGGATATCACAGCCACCAACAACACCAATGAAATTCAAGATTATTTACAACAGCTCACCGGGGCGAGAACA GTTCCTCGGGTCTTTATTGGTAAAGACTGCATAGGTGGATGCAATGATCTAATCACCATGCAGCAGAATGGGAAGCTGATGACCCGCCTGAAGCAGATCGGAGCTCTGCAGTAA